A stretch of DNA from Eriocheir sinensis breed Jianghai 21 unplaced genomic scaffold, ASM2467909v1 Scaffold1049, whole genome shotgun sequence:
aatgaaaaactgtctggaaagttacttaaggggaagagagatgagaacagtggtaaaggacatgaaatcggaatggagaattgtagatagtggagtgcctcaaggatcggtattggcaccaatacttttcctagtacatattaatgatatgccggagaaagtaagcagttacatgagcctgtttgcagacgatgcgaacTTGATGAgatatataagaaacagtaaagactgtgaaattctggaagaggacctaaataagatttaggACTGGAgtttgaaatgggagatggagttcaatgtgaagaaatgtcatgtaatggaaagagtgaaaggaggccataatggacatatagaatgggagatggataAATAttgaaagttcaagaagagagagatttgggagtgacaatacaagataatcaacagtctgagagtcatgttaataggatattcggtgatatgtATAGAacggtaagaaatataggattaccattccactacatggataaggatatgaagaaaaagataataaccactatgattacatcaaaactggaatatgcggaaactgtgtggtctccccataagaagaaacacgtcccaaaaactagaaagaatacaaaggctggcaacgaaaatggttccagagctggagggatgaaCAACATGTTTGGAGgagtgtcatatgaagaaagcttaaaggaaatggacctgccaacactggaacaaagaagagaaaggggagacctaatacaaattatgggacaaaatggaagaagtagacaatgaggagttactactacgagaaggaagaaacaccagcaacacacgaggacacagtaaaaaattgagaaaaggaagatgcctgagagacataaagaaatatagattccatcaaagaaacatagagctttggaacagactaagtgaggatgtattatcggcgaagagtgtgcaaaactttgagaaaaactggacagatacagatatggagacaggaccacacgagcaaGCGTAGGCCctgtaatcacacacacacacacacacacacacacatacacacacacacacacacacacacacacacacacaaatgtaaaTAAAGGAATAAGTAAGACAGAGGAAAACCAACAAAACTGAGGAAAAGCAACAGGGTTGGAAAGGCAAATTTCTGTTAGCATAAACTGCCAACCTCCAGGAGCTTCTAGAACACCcgaggaaaggcagggaaaaggCTGTGGCTGAGGTCACTAAGGCTCTGAACACAAGGCAGGCCCTGGTGAGGGACGCAGCAGACAAGAAGCAGCGTGGGACAGCTACTGGGCCAGATGCCAGCAAGAAcggagaggcaaagaggagggcTGGGACTGCCGAGGCCGAGGCACCACAGCCTTGGAGGGCAGCCCCCAAGCTGCGGGGAGAAGAGGTGCTTGGGTTGTAGCGGGGATGTGGCGCCACTCAAAGCTAGGATGCAGACACAGATCATTGAAACTCAGCGGCCGCCTTCCCCTCAGGCAGGGTCAAGTCTCCagccagtgaaccctacactatggaccggaaactttgAGTCTTGTCATTAacacgcgaattttggaaaatcaaccgctttggtgcgaatcgccataactccccttatttctggggctacagaaatgttttggtATCattcgacggcaaaatgaaagggctatagttTTATTACGCGACCGGGCTCCAAAACCGACTCAAATGGTAACAAATTGAATAAATTCAcaaaaaacggctctgaaaaaaaacatttttgagttcccaaccttgaaacccaatcattttttgagaatttcaaaaaacttatttaccAAATCTTTTAgacctaccaatgtgctttccaatatgactCATAACATTTTCATACTCCCAGTATTTCGTCTCTAGATCTCGAACGTgtccagaagtcgcgacgaacattcgccgaatctgtctcatttcacgcgccgagatgaaaaaaccttcctgacgccacaaaaattaatgtaTCAGCATAAAAGTACATATCTTAAAACTttaatatgttgactatcttgtattaaaatcattttaatatatatatataaaatttaatatttttatataatcatttcactatataaataaaCCTATATTAAGCACCTTATTGtacatgttatttattttatttcatttagtatTAAACCGTATTTCctccatttatgaataatacatttaatttgcttgcTTGTGAtaccatatgtatgtatatatatatatatatatatatatatatatatatatatatatatatatatatatatatatatatatatatatatatatatgtgtgtgtgtgtgtgtgtgtgtgtgtatatatatatatatatatatatatatatatatatatatatatatatatatatatatatatatatatatatatatatatagaatgtgtgtgtgtgtgtgtgtgtgtgtgtttgtgtgtgtgtgtctatatatatatatatatatatatatatatatatatatatatatatatatatatatatatatatatatatatatatatatatttggtcgcggcgcgtgaaatgagtcagattcggcgaatgttcgtcgcgacttctggtcaagctcgagtgaaaactactgaagctgggaaggcgtgcttggtgccaaatgaaagctctattaatacagattaataataaaaaaaacattggaaagcacgaaataaataaaaaagttataagcaaaaaactggGACGTGTCCAAATCACGGCACAAGGGCCAAAAAAcgggctattttgtgacggctcgacgacaaacttggaggCGAGGTATCacaaaatccttcgagctggtcacactacattgccaagaggggctacatgccaaattgcagccttctagaggcaataacaaggacacactagacaaaaacggcaaagtgtctggagttcgtcaaaatcgctctcaaaaagGTTTACGTTtcaagctctagcgacgaaactactgggagtaggaaaATATTATggatcatattggaaagcacattggcagggctaaagtatttgttaaatagggtttttgaaattctcaaaaaatgagtgggtttcaaggttgggaactcaaaaatagttttttttcagagCCATTTTCTGCGACTTTATTCAGTTTCCTACCCTTTTGAGTCGGTTTTGGAGCCCGGTCGCTTACTAGAAACTATAGCGCttttattttgccgtcgattgatgcCAAAAACTTTTCTGTAGTCCAAGAAATAAGGGAGCTATGGCGAtttgcaccaaagcggttgattttccaaaattcgcggcttaatgactaggacgccgcaaaatcaagagtcTGCCGTCCaatacttgagatgtcactgctccAGCTCACCTGCAGGGTTGACGCGCCCAGTGGCGGGGGATGGTCCGTCAAGGCATGGAGGCACGGCTGGCCGGCTTCGAGGCTTATTCTTGCGTGTCGTCGGCGCTGACCTCCCACCTGGTGCACAGCAAACACCCAGCCAGCCTGCAGCAGGCTGCTGGTGCGCTGTGTCAGACTGCGGAAGTCCTCGGCCTGCAAAGGTCcccggtggagggaagggaattaaaagCAAGAAGACCACGTCAGGCTGCTGCCTTGGCCGGCAGGAAACAAGAGTGTGTAAAGCTGCTGACTCCTTAAGAGGCTTTGCTTATGAAGCTGAACTCAAAACTCACtaaggcactaacagaaacaccaattatgccatgacaaggtgaccactggtaactcactgaggcactaacagaaacacaaattatgccatgacaaggtgaccactggtaactcactgagacactaacagaaacacaaattatgccatgacaaggtgaccactggtaactcactgagacactaacagaaacaccaattgaCAAGGTGAcaactggtaactcactgaggcactaacagaaacaccaattatgccatgacaaggtgaccactggtaactcactgagacactaacagaaacaccaattatgccatgacaaggtgaccactggtaactcactgaggcactaaccactgagacactaacagaaacaccaatgagtcactaacagaaacaccaattatgccatgacaaggtgaccactggtaactcactgaggcactaacagaaacaccaattatgccatgacaaggagaaacaccaattatgccatgacaaggtgagcactaacagaaacaccaattatgccatgacaaggtgaccactccACTGGTaaccatgacaaggtgaccactggtaactcactgaactggtaactcactgagacactaacagaaacaAAACTTTCTGTAGCCCAAGAAATAAGGGAGCTATGGCGAtttgcaccaaagcggttgattttccaaaattcgcggcttaatgactaggacgccgcaaaatcaaaagagtctgCCGTCCaatacttgagatgtcactgctccAGCTCACCTGCAGGGTTGATGCGCCCAGTGGCGGGGGATGGTCCGTCAAGGCATGGAGGCACGGCTGGCCGGCTTCGAGGCTTATTCTTGCGTGTCGTCGGCGCTGACCTCCCACCTGGTGCACAGCAAACACCCGGCCAGCCTGCAGCAGGCTCCTGGTGCGCTGTGTCAGACTGCGGAAGTCCTCGGCCTGACAAGGTCCCCactggagggaagggaattaagagcAAGAAGACCACGTCAGGCTGCTGCCTTGGCCGGCAGGAAACAAGAGTGTGTAAAGAAAGCTGCTGACTCCTTAAGAGAGCTTTACTTATGAAGCTGAACTCAAAACTCACtaaggcactaacagaaacaccaattatgccatgacaaggtgaccactggtaactcactgagacactaacagaaacacaaattatgccatgacaaggtgaccactggtaactcactgagacactaacagaaacaccaattatgccatgacaaggtgaccactggtaactcactgagacactaacagaaacaccaattatgccatgacaaggtgaccactggtaactcactgaggcactaacagaaacaccaattatgccatgacaaggtgaccactggtaactcactgagacactaacagaaacaccaattatgccatgacaaggtgaccactggtaactcactgaggcactaacagaaacaccaattatgccatgacaaggtgaccactggtaactcactgaggcactaacagaaacacaaattatgccatgacaaggtgaccactggtaactcactgaggcactaacagaaacatcaattatgccatgacaaggtgaccactggtaactcactgaggcactaacagaaacaccaattatgccatgacaaggtgaccactggtaactcactgagacactaacagaaacaccaattatgccatgacaaggtgaccactagTAACTCACTGacgcactaacagaaacaccaattatgccatgacaaggtgaccactggtaactcactgagacactaacagaaacaccaattatgccatgacaaggtgaccactggtaactcactgaggcactaacagaaacaccaattatgccatgacaaggtgaccactggtaactcactgaggcactaacagaaacatcaattatgccatgacaaggtgaccactggtaactcactgaggcactaacagaaacaccaattatgccatgacaaggtgaccactggtaactcactgaggcactaacagaaacatcAATtgtgccatgacaaggtgaccactggtaactcactgaggcactaacagaaacaccaattatgccatgacaaggtacTGTGACCACTGGTGCTATGTTGAGGTAAGGCAAACACAGCAATCACACAGTGACAAGGTAAGGTGACTGCAGTGCTGTGTTGAGGTAAGGTAAGCACTGCAGTGACGTGTGCCAGGGACTCGCTGTAACAAGAGTGACACCCAGGGGGGGGTACTGACCTTCAAGCTTGGCTCTAAGATGAACTGCACTTTTTCCATGATGGTGAggtctgggtctgactggggcctgggttcttctgggtctgactgggaactgggctcttctgggtctgactggggcctgggttcttctgggactgactggggcctgggttcttctgggactgactggggcctgggttcttctGTAGGAACAGTTTTCCAAGCCGCCTGGACAGCCTTGGCGGCCTCCAGGGCTGCACTAGATGCCTCTCTCACCTGAAACAACAACACTGGGTTAGGGAAGAAGCTCACACCCTCGCCCCTGTGTGCCgctttctatgccctctgtgTGTACCCTGTATGCCCCTGTGTGTACCCCTATATatgcttgtaatgtgtatattatcatGTACATATGAATGCATGTGTCGAAACACAAGCTCAGTGTCGTCACAGGATGTTAGTGGACACGTAGGCGCTTATGAGAACAGAAGCTGGGTTGACGCTAAATCAGCAAGGATCAGCACCGGAACGTTGTAAGTTCCGGCAAGTCATCACCGGAAGACACACCCTTCCGGCGAACCAGCAACGCAACTAAAACGAGCGAGCAGCgctaagagggaggagaagaagacgggtGAGGGCACGGGACACAAGGTCCGCTCCGGGTGTGCTCCCAGCGTGTACCCTTGTGCatgccccctgtgtgtacccttgtgcatACCCCTTGTGTGCACCACTGTGTATGACCCCTGTGTGTTGCCTGCTGTCTTTACTCGCTTGGCTGAGGGCCCAGGGCACAGGTGCagcacactcaccttcctggcggTGGTGAGGATGCCGGCGTCAGGGAAACACTGCTGGCACTCCTTCAACACCTGCTCCGCCTCACTAGCGTAACGAACCATTTCACCCACAACCTTGAATGCCTCTTGCTCTGTTGCAGTAGTGCGCAACTTCTCCCGCACAGCCTGcagctcctgctccttcttctttgcctccttcctcttcggtGCCACACGGAACTTTTCATGCTGCAGGAGCTCCCTGGAACTCCTGCTCTGGTCCATCAGTCCCTGGAGGCTGTCCtccagctgctgctgccgctcGCCCCAGCCTGTCAGGGTGGCCTCATACTGGTCCAGCTGGGACTGAGCCTCCTggcaggcggtgatggcggccacaactGTGGCCTCCTGTTCCTGCAGAAAGGAACGCATTTTCTTGGAGAGACCCGCTGCTCCCTTCTTGCCAGCTGATCCTGctgcccctttccccttcccggcACTGGGTGGCGGCGAGGCTGCCGCCGCCTTGCCATCTCTCAGCCTTCTTATGAAGGCCTCAATTGTATAGCTGACAGGGAACTGCCCGCCCTCGGGCACGGCATGTCTGACGCGGCACTCCGGACAGGTAACACGGCCCTGCTCCTTCAGCTTATCTGTGCACAGTGTGCAGACTGTGTGGCCACAGGGCAGAGTGCGTGGCCGCTGTAATAAGTCATCAAAGCCTGTCAGGCACACTGGACACTCCTCGGGGTTGTCACCCTGAAACAGAGAGGCAGAGTGAGGGAGGCACTACAGCAGGAACACACTGGAGGCAGCACACAGCCACACACTGGTAACAGGCTGTCCAGCAGGGTTGTCACCCTGAAACAGAGAGGCAGAGTGAGGGAGGCACTACAGCAGGAACAcactggaggtgtgtgtgtgtgtgtgtgtgtgtgtgtgtgtcaagcaggCAGTGGATAATACTGTAATTAAACAGGCAATACAATCTTCATAAAGTGTGGATGAAACAGTCTTGAACCTTAGTTAGCACAGCACTGTGCATGAATCATCTCTACTGATCGTGTCCAGTGACTCCAGTTTCCAGAGCCAGTCCTGTTCTGATCGCATCAGCTCAGACTCACCGCGGGATCAGTGTGCCTCTCACCAGCCACATGAGCCTCAATAGGCGCCACTTCAAAAATCCTGCCCCTGTGCCACCAGCGGGACATTCAACAACTGTCCCCTAAAACTGaacttgaaaaataaataaaaataagtaaaaataaaataaaaaaaggacaatttttttttaaattctcaaaGTTAATGAAAATTCCTGAGTATTCCTGAAAATTCCCGTGTAAAGTTTCACAGTTCAAAATTCCTGTGACTTTTACAATGGTACTTTCTTATAGCACAACAGAGTGGAAAATACTGGCGTTAAGCTGACGGGAATCATCAGTTTATCGTCTGAAATATTTCATGTACTTTCTTTGACAGAAAAATAGACTTGTGTCTATAAGGAAGGTGCCAATGATCAGTGGTGGGCTTCGTTAATCATAATCTTAACATCGTTATATTGTTAATGTAAATGTTAACGTTGATACCGTTAATCCAGCAAGAATGTATTGAATGTTAACATTAACGTCTATGAAAAAAGTACATAATTACAGTAGTCCTTGGTTTATCCGGCATGAACGGGTGTGGCAGATAAACCGTTGTTTTGAGACTTGCTCCTACGTAGAGATACCTCAGGACTGGAAGTTAGCTAATGTTACACCCATTtttaagaaaggtaggaaagaggatgTTAGTAATTATAGGCCAGTCAGTTTGACTagtatacagtgtgtgtgtgtgtgtaagattctgGAGAAAATTATTGAGGGTAGTATTTGGGAGCATTTAGATCAGTATAGACTAATTAGGGACTCTCAGCATGGGTTTAGATGAGGTAGGTCGTGTCTCACAAACTTACTACAGTTCTTAGAACACATTACAAAGCAGTTAGATGAGGGAAACAGTATAGCCGTAGGTAATTTATCTAGATTTTAGTCAAGCTTTTGATAAGGTACCACACAGGAGGCTAGTGCATAAACTGAGGTTGCATGGGATAGGGGTACAGTACTAGTGGAGTGGATGGCTCAGGGGTAGAAAACAGAGAGTAGTATTAAATGGGGCCAAGTCTGACTGGAGGGAAGTGGTTAGTGGGGTACCTCAGCTAGGGCCACTTTTGTTcctaatatatattaatgatttAGATATAGGGATTAGTAGTAAAACAccaaagtttgcagatgataccaagatagcTAGTACAGCACAGGGGCTCAGGACAATTATAGGATGCAAAGGGACTTGGATAGGATGGGCAGATAGGTGGCAGATGGAGTCTAACTCCCGGAAGTGTCAGGTTATGCATATAGGTAAAGATATAATAGGAATTTTAGCTATGAGATGGAAGGAGTTTGGTTAGAGGCAGTTGAGAATGAAAAGGATTTAGGTGTAGTGACAGATAAGACTATGAAATTCTCAAAGCAGTGTTTACAAGCTAGAAATAGGGCAAACAGGATCCTAGGGTTTATAAATAGAAATGTTATAGCTATGAAAGCAAGGAGGTAAGAGGTAGTTTATATAATGCATATATTAGAGGTCATTTAGAGTATTGTATACAAGCTTGGTCACCACAGGATGTAACTTTGTTAGAAGCAGTTCAGAGAAGAGCAACTAGGATGATGGCAGCAATGAGGCGCCTGGAGTATAGGGAGAGGGTAAAAGAGCTAGATATGTTTTCATTTGAGAGGAGATGTCTAAGGGGGGATATGATAGAGCTATATAAAATGTTTTCAGATTGCGATTACTTAGATGTGGATACTTTCTTTACACTAGAGGAGGGAAACAGGACTAGGGGTCATGATAGGAGAATTAGGAAACAAGggtgtaggttttttttttttttacagctaaggagacagctcaagggcgcaaagaaaataataaaaaaaggcccgctactcactgctcccgaacagaggttaaaggagtatccaaaatcagaggtcaatttcgggaggaaaggtgtcctgataccttcctcttgaaagagttcaagtcgtaggcagaaggaaatacagatgaaggaggaggggaggcatgcagttagcaagttcagaagagcagtcagcgtggaaatatcgatagaagatagaaagagaggcaacatcgcggcggaatttaagaggtagaaggctatcagtaggaggaggagagctgatgagacgaagagcctttgactccactctgtccagaagagctgtgtgagtggagcccccccacacgtgagatgcatactccatacgaaggcggacaaggcccctgtatatggatagcaactgcgcgggggagaagaactggcggagacgatacagtacgcccaacctcgaggaagctgatttagcaagagaggagatatgaagtttccagttgagattttgagttaaggatagaccgaggacgtttagtgttgaagaaggtgacagctgagtgttgtcgaagaatagggtataggtgttcggaagattgtgtcgagttgataggtggagaaattgagtttttgaggcattgaaggacacaaggttccttctgccccaatcggaaatgatagcaaggtctgaggttaagcgttctgcagccaccagtctggaggcgtgtacttcctgtgttgatggtcttctattgaaagaggttgaataatgcggagtggagtcgtcggcgtatgagtggacaggacagtttgttatggaaagaagatcattgatgaataacaggaagagagtgggtgataggacagaggcctgtggaacgccactgttgataggtttaggggaagagcagtgaccgtctaccaccgcagagatagaacggccggaaaggaaactggagataaaggaacagagagagggatagaatccgaaagagggcagtttagaaagcaaagacttgtgccagactctatcgaaagctttcgatatgtctagcgcaacagagaaagtttcaccgaaacggctaagagaggatgaccaagagtcagttaagagagcaagaagatcgcccgtagaacgccccttgcggaatccatactggcgatcagatagaa
This window harbors:
- the LOC126989090 gene encoding E3 ubiquitin-protein ligase TRIM13-like; its protein translation is MAAYQMSTKGDNPEECPVCLTGFDDLLQRPRTLPCGHTVCTLCTDKLKEQGRVTCPECRVRHAVPEGGQFPVSYTIEAFIRRLRDGKAAAASPPPSAGKGKGAAGSAGKKGAAGLSKKMRSFLQEQEATVVAAITACQEAQSQLDQYEATLTGWGERQQQLEDSLQGLMDQSRSSRELLQHEKFRVAPKRKEAKKKEQELQAVREKLRTTATEQEAFKVVGEMVRYASEAEQVLKECQQCFPDAGILTTARKWGPCQAEDFRSLTQRTRSLLQAGRVFAVHQVGGQRRRHARISLEAGQPCLHALTDHPPPLGASTLQAEDFRSLTQRTSSLLQAGWVFAVHQVGGQRRRHARISLEAGQPCLHALTDHPPPLGASTLQCDQLEGFCDTSPPSLSSSRHKIARFLALVP